The DNA region ATATTCAATACCAGGCTACCAGCTATAAGGCTctaaatatttttcagaaaaactgaaaaaaaaaaaaaaaaacagtgctTAGTGAGTATTGAACCCCCGACATCTCAGACACATTAGGCTGCCTTCACAGCTGAACCAACTGGCTTTTACTGCCACGGTTTGTCATTTTAAGCCTTTTATCcattggctttttttttttcccatgtaATATATATCTACGAAAATTTTCGGACGAAGCCGTGTCGGTTGACACCCCTTCATACAAGGTGTGTCCGCCCCTGTGTATATTAATCTCTACAAATTAAAGGACCATGAATcatgtatataagtatatgattttCTTCGTTTAGCTAAGTATAAATGTTTACAGTACACTGGATGAGATTTGACTGGGGACAAAAGAGTTTCGTGTTTTCCAAAAATGTGTAGGATCATATCTACTTTTTGAGTCgaataagctttaaaatctTGATTCTGACTCGAGATACTCAATCTTGATTCTGACTTGAGATACTCTTACTCATGAGTGCATAGCTTGGACGACTCAATTATGATATTCCAatacagagagagagagagtacgCAAGAGTACTTATCTAAGAATTCTTCCACTCAAGGGTGTTGCTTAATAGTTTAGTGGTTAATGAAGTGGTTGAAATTCATGAGGACGATTTAGGTACAATTTTTAGCGGAAACAAAAATACTAGGTGATTTATTCTCATTCGTGCAAGCTAATGACTATGTGATCATAGTTATCTGATACCTGTAGTAGATAACATATACTTTGTCAAATTAATCGAGGTATGTGTAAACTATCCGTATATCACcgttataagaaaaaaaaaactccaattCTTGCTGcattgaaaaataaaagcatTCACACTGAAAGCGTTTCCTTGAGAGATTTATGGAGTAGCAATTGATATTTCATTTATGTTTGATTGGAGTATGAAACGTACTTTGTCCAGCTGACCCACTCTGTTTGCCCAAAATAATGAATGCTAAGATTAATGGTCAACTTTAGAAGTTGAAATATACCTACTTTTTCAAGCTTTTAATTGCCTAACGTCCTTTGAAATACGTACACTTGCTGTAACTATGTGTGTATTATCACATTAAAGTTAATGAAAATATTCTATACTTtaccatatgcatacatattGCTACAATTAACAAACCAAAGTAGTTGTATAATATTggtattttatttcattcaatatacataaatacaaagGTATTATCTGataacatgatatatatatgatgaaccGCTGCTTTTCtggttttgaatttgaattttcacGAATTTAAGTTCTCAAAATATAGATAGAGAGGAAAAATTTTCAGTCAAAGAGTATTATATATACGATAACAGCGAATACAAGAATTGGTAGCACGACTCAAATGAAATAGCTGGGATTTCAAGTGGAATAATAGAAGACAAAGAAAgacaaaatatgtatatatgtgaactCTTCTCAAAGGATTTGGGTTGCATTAGCAAATGgacagatatatatatgtttaccccgaaattaggtaatcaattaaatttgtaagtgaggtataggatatgtgggcaAACTTTAATCTTTGTTAGTTTTTgagggaatatatatatatatagattcgTGTACAATGGTTTGTAGATATGAATATATACGTTAATAACTTGGATACATGCGTTGCATATGTTTCTATGGATGATTAAGTATAGTGATATTAGAAGAATGAAGCTAAACAATAGTACTCCACAGATCCGGACTAAAGagagaaataatattttgatttgctattacaatgttcttgaTCTCAAAAAAGCTAATTacccttaaaagtagggaaatgccccctatttatagttttacCCTATGCCTTGTACAACAAAATGTTCTTTAGAATCaaagaaaaccctaaaaagGATAGGGTTGGGACATACTGTCTAACACCCGTACGATTTAAGTAGCAAGATAACCTGAGTAACGGTCTTGAAGCGTGCCAACTTTGTAATCGATCACCCgtactaacggccacgatcaactcgccATGGAGTCctgactaacggccacgatcaactcggccatggagaaaccgaACTAACGACCACGATcaattcggccatggagaaactgGACCAAACGATTTCCTCCGCTTTCTTCTGATCAACCACTTCTAGTGCAATACCTCCGGTCCGAAAGAAAGTCTTCATGCTCGtgcttgtttctttctttcctcgATTCCCGATCTCACCGGTCTAGCATAAATctgatttttaccgtatacaatatAGACCTATCATGCATGTTAGATAGACTTTACAACTACTCGCGTGACTTGGGGTTCATATGTGATCAATCTGCAACCaccaaatttaagaaaatttgaattataagaaaattccaGCTATTTATCATTTGTTGTAGACACTATGAGAACCAGCTAGCTGGGCCATTAATCCTGTTCAAAGGTTGGCTGAAAAATTAATGTACCGCCGGTTGCGTATTTATAAGATGTTTGTCAGTCTCTGGAGATTGTACGACGAGATTATTGAtcaaattccttcttttttcagTTTCATAGgagaaaatattactcccttATTAATCCAAATTTATGTGAAATTGGGCAtagaatttaataaaaaaactcaaaatttatagtacaaaataagtcataaatatttgtgtatatttatgtCACTATAAgttatttcattaagagtaaatgagaagtttaaagtttaatgaagtaatttttaaatataaaaacatAGTCTCATTTTTTTGTGACATACTAAAAAGGGGAGTGCATCACTGTATTTCGTGATAGATGGAGTCGATCAAGCTGTAGTTTggctaaagaaaaataaaagcatTCTTGAATTAGCAGTACAAAGGATAATTATAGAAATCAAACAAGAGTTTTCAGATAAAGGAGATTTTTGTGTGAAATATAGGCTGATTGaggaatcatcaaagaaattTAAAGCTCCAATAGTTCAAATCttctcaacaacaacatgaCATGATCAATCTGAAAATTGGGACATTAATTAGCACACAAATTCACATAAAAGCTGCTTttgtcctttttattttttggtaagGAAGACGCGGCAGGGGTGGCTGTTAGTAAACCTAACAATATTAATTATGGGCTGACCGAGAAAGCAACGAAAGCCACGTGACAATTTGAAAACGATGGATTTAATTgataaatactccctccgttcatttttagTTATCcattatattaaaataaattttcacttttacttatttattttaacatatcaagaaaagacaattttttttcttgttttaccctttacattaattactcattttaaaattattctTCAAGTCCaatgagactatacaccaattaatatgggtattatagtaaaatatttatttcatttattaaatCTTAAAGAAATGCtagtaaaattaaaaaaaaatttgacaaagaaaatttaactatataatacaaataatgcctTTACTTTGCTGCCCTTTTATTAGGGCAGGGAAAAAGTGGCAGGAGTGCGTGCTTCTCCGGTCTTATTTACATGTTGCTCctacaaaaaataattattccaaaatatttagtttatcGTTTTAGAAATTCAAGATTATACTCTTACTACTCTAATAAAAGTTGAAAGAAGCAAACAATTTGAGAAATCAAATAACTAGTACTATTAATATTTAGGTAAATAGGGTGCAAAAGTTTAAAGTCATAAATAAATCGAACTTTAAGGAAGTTGTAATATTTCAAATCACACTATTATGAAATCAAACCTGAAAAAATGTCTCTAAAATTATTCCTTATTATTATAATGCGTAAAATAAGTGACAGTATGAAATTAACACGTTCATGACAAACAGTTATTTTGTCACATAAATTCAGACAAACGTCTTACTGACTATACTTTGTCCACCGCCCCcggaaaaaaaaggagagagaagggGTAGTTGCTACTTGGCCTAACAATAATAAAGTCCCTTTACTCTATTTAAGGACAGGCAGAGTTCAATTGAAGTTTAATCAGTAAAGTTTACGTAATACTCTTTTGTTTGAATTGAGTGTGTGAAAATGCTGATGAGGctgattttcatttttctacTGGCTTTGGTGCCATTTCATCATAATGCTGCAGTAGAAGCCATTGAAGTAAGTGAGCTGAGGAAACTGGCAGCAAAGAACAATGTGACATGTATCTTGGTGTTTGGAGATTCAAGTGTAGATCCCGGAAATAACAATCATATTTCTACTATAAACAAGGCCGATTACTTGCCTTATGGGATGGACCTTCCCAATTCTCAACCTACTGGCAGGTTCTCTAATGGAAAACTTGCCACTGACTTCATTGGTAACTACTTACTATCTTCATTGGCTGTTTTGGTTTTTGTTTATGTTTGAAAAATTAGATGTTGATGCTTCCACTTAatggtttgatttgaaaaaagaaatttttcaaGTATACTCCTAACATTTGCTATTTGTCTTACATTTGTTCTTTGTTTACTTTTCTGCCCGTGTAAATTTATACCATTATCTTTCGTCTTAACTATGGCCTCACATTCTCACTCAAAGAGGCAGAAGCCGGCTACGGGTTTCACCGAACACAGTAGCTAGCTTTTGCTCAAATAGTATAGTTTTgttattataaaatttattaaaatacatgtaaacatattaaatttagaactcaagtattaacatttgaaactaTCGTTCTAAAATCTAGAACCAATGGTtccacctctttttttttccaatgaaAAAAATGGTCTAATTTAACTAATATGGTGGAAGCACGCACAAGAGCTAGTATATTGTACCTTGTCAATTCTGATTGgctgttatattttacttttataaataaattacTACACCAACTGAAAATGATTAAACACAAAAGTATAATTATGGTTTTGCAGCGGAGGCACTTGGCTATGTGAACTTGACCAGAGGGTTTCTGGACCCACAAATAAACAAGGTGGATATGCTACATGGCATTAGTTTTGCATCAGCAGCTTCTGGTTATGATGATCTCACTGCCAATTTGTCTGTACGTTTTTTCCTAGCCACCTGGTCCTTTcgtatttttatctttttggaTTAATTAAATTTTCTATCTTTAAACGTTTTCTTTTTCCTGAAAAATCAGAATGCAATGACACTAGCCAAGCAAAGGGAGTATCTCGGGCACTATGAAATCCACTTGAGGCAAATGGTGGGAGCTGAGAAAGCAAAAGAAACCATGAAGAATGcactatatataataagtatGGGCACTAATGACTTCCTCCAAAATTACTTTGTGGAACTTGTACGCTCAAAGCAATACACGGTGGAACAGTACCAGAACTTCTTGATCCATTCCTTGTTCACTCACGTCAAggtcctctttctctctctcctttcaAATGTTTGAAGACGAGTTTATATGTTTCTCCTTTTTCAATAACGTATGGTACGgtgatttgaatttttttttaaaaaaaaaataacatatggTGGCCGTCAGCTTGCACGTATATCGTTGTTTAATCAGATACTATTATTTTCCATCGGCACAAGTAAAAGGGTAATTTATAATTCTGCTCATAAAAAAATTTAGGCATTTCATTGACTACTGGAccagtcttcttcttcttttttttcctttcttgtgaaaataaaactttattaaTCACCAGAAAAAAACTACTGTAT from Lycium ferocissimum isolate CSIRO_LF1 chromosome 2, AGI_CSIRO_Lferr_CH_V1, whole genome shotgun sequence includes:
- the LOC132044621 gene encoding GDSL esterase/lipase At5g45950 isoform X1, with amino-acid sequence MLMRLIFIFLLALVPFHHNAAVEAIEVSELRKLAAKNNVTCILVFGDSSVDPGNNNHISTINKADYLPYGMDLPNSQPTGRFSNGKLATDFIAEALGYVNLTRGFLDPQINKVDMLHGISFASAASGYDDLTANLSNAMTLAKQREYLGHYEIHLRQMVGAEKAKETMKNALYIISMGTNDFLQNYFVELVRSKQYTVEQYQNFLIHSLFTHVKLARISLFNQILLFSIGTSKRIIHGQGARRIAVVGVPPLGCEPLLRTIRDDETKCDDDLNKVAFSFNLKIKRELQALKRLFGIKASYIDIYSIILEAVQNPHKFGFTETSKGCCGTGTTEYGETCKGLKACADRTKFVFWDAVHPSEKMYKIMADEALKAINVDLLD
- the LOC132044621 gene encoding GDSL esterase/lipase At5g45950 isoform X2, giving the protein MLMRLIFIFLLALVPFHHNAAVEAIEVSELRKLAAKNNVTCILVFGDSSVDPGNNNHISTINKADYLPYGMDLPNSQPTGRFSNGKLATDFIAEALGYVNLTRGFLDPQINKVDMLHGISFASAASGYDDLTANLSNAMTLAKQREYLGHYEIHLRQMVGAEKAKETMKNALYIISMGTNDFLQNYFVELVRSKQYTVEQYQNFLIHSLFTHVKIIHGQGARRIAVVGVPPLGCEPLLRTIRDDETKCDDDLNKVAFSFNLKIKRELQALKRLFGIKASYIDIYSIILEAVQNPHKFGFTETSKGCCGTGTTEYGETCKGLKACADRTKFVFWDAVHPSEKMYKIMADEALKAINVDLLD